From one Lotus japonicus ecotype B-129 chromosome 3, LjGifu_v1.2 genomic stretch:
- the LOC130748655 gene encoding uncharacterized protein LOC130748655, whose translation MAGVAILLDLWRKNQNLSSGHAFHSSASFSASTAATAAATFAAGTGFASRALFGSSVAHCDAGAALSEDYISSIQSASERIFNYDSLRHSTKQYNVELKPLFSAFELRAFAMTSIRSFLMFYLPLLEPRAEMEDDEDFLEDNQDHHVDLVVPLKKSVKQIIRETSVVTTRRILERIAVHYVSQRMAWKLLKDVPRSATRKAARKMPTLVYFFSVSRTTFRGHMLGVAASWLIQVGVDLYRFIKPMFKSKDEDIDGDKTKQVGPLAPKIVIATIRCTSSLIFASIGAGIGATIVRPSLGQWIGCAVGDLTGPIIVAFCLDQVFQVKL comes from the exons ATGGCGGGAGTAGCTATACTTCTAGATCTATGGAGGAAGAATCAAAACTTGAGCTCTGGGCACGCCTTTCACTCTTCTGCCTCTTTCTCTGCCTCCACTGCTGCTACTGCAGCAGCCACTTTTGCTGCAGGGACCGGTTTTGCTTCCAGGGCTTTGTTTGG GTCATCAGTTGCACACTGTGATGCTGGTGCAGCATTATCTGAAGACTATATTTCTAGTATACAAAGTGCTTCTGAAAGGATTTTTAACTATGATTCTCTAAGACATAGTACAAAGCAGTACAATGTTGAGCTGAAACCTCTATTCTCTGCATTCGAATTGAGGGCCTTTGCAATGACTTCAATAAGGTCATTCTTGATGTTCTATTTACCTCTTTTGGAGCCCCGTGCTGAgatggaagatgatgaagatttcTTGGAGGATAATCAAGATCACCATGTCGATTTGGTTGTGCCCTTAAAAAAATCAGTGAAGCAAATCATACGTGAG ACTAGTGTTGTGACTACTAGAAGGATTTTGGAAAGAATTGCTGTCCATTATGTTTCACAACGAATGGCGTGGAAACTTCTTAAAG ACGTCCCTAGATCAGCTACTCGCAAGGCTGCAAGGAAAATGCCGACTTTGGTTTACTTCTTCAGTGTGAGCAGAACTACTTTTAGAG GACACATGCTTGGAGTTGCAGCATCATGGCTTATCCAAGTAGGTGTTGACTTGTATCGGTTTATTAAACCCATGTTCAAGTCCAAGGATGAGGATATTGATGGTGATAAAACCAAGCAAGTTGGACCTCTGGCACCAAAGATTGTCATTGCTACAATTAGGTGCACTTCATCTCTAATTTTTGCCTCCATAGGGGCAGGGATTGGTGCTACCATTGTTCGTCCATCACTTGGCCAGTGGATTG GATGTGCTGTTGGTGATTTGACTGGTCCTATTATTGTAGCATTTTGTTTGGACCAAGtatttcaagtgaaactttAG
- the LOC130748730 gene encoding WAT1-related protein At5g07050-like, with translation MASEKLKCCANFLENSKHYFAMIALQFGYAGMNIITKVSLNRGMSHYVLVVYRHAFATAAIAPFALFIERKAQPKITFRIFMQIFILALLGPVIDQNFYYAGLKLTSPTFSCAMSNMLPAMTFVMAFLCRMEKIDMKKVRCQAKVVGTMITVAGAMLMTLYKGPLLEMAWAKHAPHDQHSETNNGTNTTRSSDKDWFLGSMLLIIATLAWASLFVLQAKVIETYKNHQLSLTSLICFIGTLQAIAVTFVMERKPSVWTIGWDMNLLAAAYAGIVTSSISYYVQGLVIRKKGPVFATAFSPLMMIIVAIMGSFILAEQIFLGGIIGSILIVIGLYSVLWGKHKEQVETKVGEDIALPVKSGQFNGNQGTPVDSTDQCCDEAKSNEKVEANKNSSIVISMSAAE, from the exons ATGGCCTCTGAAAAGCTCAAATGTTGTGCAAACTTCCTTGAGAACTCGAAACACTACTTTGCCATGATCGCTTTGCAGTTCGGCTATGCAGGCATGAACATCATCACTAAGGTTTCCCTCAACCGAGGCATGAGCCACTATGTTCTCGTTGTTTACCGCCACGCCTTCGCGACTGCTGCCATCGCTCCATTCGCCTTATTCATTGAAAG GAAAGCTCAGCCAAAGATAACATTTCGGATCTTCATGCAAATTTTCATCCTAGCTTTGCTTGG GCCTGTGATAGATCAAAACTTCTACTATGCTGGGCTGAAACTCACATCCCCAACATTCTCTTGTGCAATGAGCAACATGCTTCCTGCCATGACTTTTGTGATGGCCTTTTTATGCAG GATGGAAAAGATCGACATGAAGAAGGTGAGATGCCAAGCAAAAGTAGTGGGAACCATGATAACTGTGGCTGGTGCAATGTTGATGACCTTGTACAAAGGCCCTCTTTTGGAGATGGCATGGGCCAAACATGCACCTCATGATCAACATAGTGAAACCAATAATGGTACAAACACCACAAGATCCTCAGACAAGGATTGGTTCTTAGGCTCCATGTTACTCATCATTGCCACTCTTGCTTGGGCATCCCTCTTTGTTTTACAA GCCAAAGTCATAGAAACGTACAAGAATCATCAGCTAAGCCTCACATCACTAATCTGCTTCATAGGCACGCTTCAAGCTATTGCTGTTACTTTTGTCATGGAACGCAAGCCTTCTGTGTGGACTATTGGCTGGGATATGAACTTACTAGCCGCTGCATATGCT GGAATTGTGACATCAAGCATATCATATTACGTACAAGGGTTGGTAATTAGGAAGAAAGGGCCTGTTTTCGCTACTGCATTTAGTCCTCTAATGATGATCATTGTAGCCATCATGGGTTCCTTTATCCTTGCAGAGCAAATATTTCTTGGAGG GATAATTGGCTCCATCTTGATTGTCATAGGCTTATACTCTGTTCTGTGGGGAAAGCACAAAGAACAAGTGGAGACCAAAGTGGGTGAGGATATAGCCTTGCCTGTAAAAAGTGGTCAGTTTAATGGAAATCAAGGGACACCTGTTGATTCCACTGATCAATGTTGTGATGAAGCAAAATCAAATGAGAAAGTAGAAGCCAACAAGAACTCATCAATTGTCATTAGCATGTCTGCGGCCGAATAA